The genomic window TGGCGCAGGATCGGGTTCTGCTCGATCTGACGCCGGAAGGCGCCGATGGGGTCTTCCAGGAAGGACGGCGCGGGCGCCATCGCCTCGGGCCGCCCCGCCAGCTGCGGCCGCAGCGACTGGCGCACAGCGTTGAAGTCGATCAGTCGCGCCAGCCCCGCCACGTCGTTGGCCTCAGCCGCTGACCGAATGGCGAAGAAGGCTACTGCGGGCGCCGCGAAGAAGGACAGCACCGCCACGACCACCGCCGTCAGCACCAGGTTTCCGAACAACCGCTTCACGAACGCATCCTCATTACCGCCGATCATGCACGCCCCGGCCGATCACACAACGAAAAGCCCCGCCGGAGCGATCCGACGGGGCTGGTATTCTTGCGTTCCTCCCCAGCGAAGCGGGGGAGGGGGACCGCGCGTAGCGTGGTGGAGGGGGCGGACGCCGCACGGTCTCTTCAGCGTCGCGGCTACAAGCCGTCACGAAGGATTGCGCGCGGGTCGCCCCCTCCACCGCTTCGCGGTCCCCCTCCCCCATTGTCATGGGGGAGGATCTCAGGCTTCAGCCCACGTCCGGCAGAGCGGTCTTCAGGTTCTCGGCGACCTTGTCGAGGAAGCCTTCGGTGGTGAGCCAGCCCTGTTGGTCGCCGACCAGCAGCGCCAGGTCCTTGGTCATGAAGCCGGCCTCGACGGTGTCCACGACCACCTTCTCCAGCGTGTCGGCGAACTGGTCCAGGGCGGCGTTGCCGTCCAGCTTGGCGCGGTGCTTGAAGCCGCGCGTCCAGGCGAAGATCGAGGCGATCGAGTTGGTCGAGGTGGCCTCGCCCTTCTGATGCTGGCGATAGTGGCGGGTCACGGTGCCGTGGGCGGCTTCCGTCTCCAGCACCTTGCCGTCCGGCGTCATCAGTACCGAGGTCATCAGGCCCAGCGAGCCGAAGCCCTGCGCCACGACGTCGGACTGCACGTCGCCGTCATAGTTCTTGCACGCCCAGACGAAGCCGCCCGACCACTTCATCGCGGCCGCGACCATGTCGTCGATCAAACGGTGCTCATAGGTCAGGCCGCGCGCCTTGAACTCGGCGGCGTAGTGTTCGTCGAACACTTCCTGGAACAGGTCCTTGAAGCGGCCGTCATAGGCTTTCAGGATCGTGTTCTTGGTCGACAGATAGACCGGATAGTTGCGCTGCAGGCCATAGGCGAAGCTGGCGTGGGCGAACTCGCGGATCGAAGCGTCCTGGTTGTACATGGCCATGGCCACGCCGGCGCCCGGGGCCTTGTAGACCTCGTGCTCGATCACTTCGCCATCCTCGCCGACGAACTTGATCGACAGCGTGCCCTTGCCGGGCATTAGGAAGTCGGTGGCCTTGTATTGGTCGCCGAAGGCGTGACGGCCGACGACGATAGGCTGGGTCCAGCCCGGAACCAGGCGCGGCACGTTCGAGCAGATGATCGGCTCGCGGAAGACCACGCCGCCCAGGATGTTACGGATGGTGCCGTTCGGCGACTTCCACATCTTCTTCAGGCCGAACTCCTGCACGCGGGCTTCGTCCGGGGTGATGGTGGCGCACTTCACGCCGACGCCGTGCTTCTGGATCGCGTGGGCCGCGTCGATCGTCACCTGGTCGTCGGTGGCGTCGCGGTGCTCCATGCCCAGGTCGTAGTAGTCCAGCTCGAGATCCAGGAACGGGAAGACCAGCTTGTCCTTGATCATCTGCCAGATGATGCGGGTCATTTCGTCGCCGTCGATGTCGACGATGGGGTTTTCGACCTTGATCTTGGCCATGCGTTCGGTCCGCCTGTGACTGTGGGGAAGGGAATGTCGTGGCGGCGGTATAGCGAGGCCGCGCGCCCGCGCAAACCCCGCCGGCCGTCGTCGCCGCTCGGAATAACGCAGATCGGTTCTGAACCCTTTGCCGCCCCCGGACTTCTCTTGAGCCCAACAACAGAGACGGACGGCAGGATGACGGAGGAAGAGCGCCAGCTGGTGGACCGGTGGATCGTCACCTTCTGCGAGGCGCCGCCCGTGGTCGATGCGGAACTGATGCGCACGCTGATCGCTGAACAGGAAGCGACACAGCAGGAGTCATGGTCATGTCAGAAAAGACGTTCAAGGCCGGCGACAAGGTGAAGTGGGACCACAGTCAGGGCACAACGACCGGCAAGGTGGTCAAGAAGGTCACCTCGGAAACCAAGATCAAGGGCCACAAGGTTGCGGCCTCCAAGGATAATCCGGAGTATATCGTCGAGAGCGCCAAGACCGGCGCACGCGCGGCGCACAAGCCGTCGGAGTTGAAGAAGGCATGACCCTGAACGGCCTGTCGCGCGGCGTCGCCCTGTCGGCCCTTGTCCTGTCCGCGCTGTCCATCGCAGGATGCGGGGACAAGGATGCGGCCAAGGTGCCCGCCGCGACCCAGGTCGCCAGTCCGTCTGCACCGGCCGCCGCCGCTCCGGTGCTGCAAATCCGCCCCGAGACCAAAATTTTCCGCGACTGGAGCGCCACCTGCGGCAATGACGGGACCTGCTGGGCCTTCGGTTTTGCGCCCGAGTTCGCCGCCGGCTGGGTCCGCATCAGCCTGGCGCCCGGTCCGAACGCCCAGCCGCAAATCCTCTTCGGCTATTGGCCCGACGGCGAGGCCAAGGGCGCCGGGCCCCTCAGCTTGACCATTGACGGCCGCGCCTATCCGGCCGTGTTGGGCGCGGCGAGCGACGCCGAGACGCCGATCGGGGAAATCCGCGAAGGCGCTCGCGCCGCCCTCGACGCCATGGCTCAGGGCAAGGTCATGATCATTCGCGGCGCCTCGACCCAGGAGGTCTCGCTGCACGGCGCCGCCGCCGCCCTGTTGTGGATCGACGAGAAGCAGGGACGTTTGGATACGCCAACCGCCCTGATCCGACGCGGCGACCGCCCGGCCGCCCTTGTGCCGATTGCGCCGTCGCTGCCGACGGTGACGCCCGCTCCGGCCGTCGATCAGGCCGCGTTTGGCGATCAGAACCAGCGCCTGCCCGCCGCGCTGCGCGCTCGTACCGAGGTCGGCGACTGCCTCAAGGAGTCGGCCATGCCGGCCGTCAGCGACATGGTCATGTCCGCCCGGCTGGACGCCCGCACCGAGCTGTGGGCCGTGCCCTGCGGATCGGGCGCCTATAACGTCACCCACAACTGGTATCTGACAGGACCGGGCGGTCGCGACCCTCGGCCCGCAATGCTCGCCGGATCGGAAGGTCCGGGCTCCGATCCCGTTATGCAGGACAACGCGACCGTCAACGGCGCATATGATCCCAAGACCCGCACCCTGTCGGCCTTCGCCAAGGCGCGGGGCATCGGGGATTGCGGCGCGGCGCAGACCTGGGCCTGGACGGGACAGGGCTTCACCCTGACGCAGGAAAGCGTGATGGGCCAATGCGCCGGCGTGCCGTCCGACCTTTGGCCTGTCACTTGGCGCACGCGGTGACCGATCCGGAGGTTCTGATCATCGGCGCGGGCCCGGCCGGCCTGACGGCTGCGACCTATCTGGGCCGCTTTCGTCGGCGGACCCTGGTGGTGGATGGCGGCGCGCCCCGCGCCTGCTGGATCCCGCTCAGCCACAATATGCCGGGCTTTCCGGCGGGCATCACCGGCGCGGACATCCTGAAGCGGATGCGCGAACAGGCCGAGGAATATGGCGCGGTCGTCGAACCGGATCGCGTCCAGCGCCTGACCCACGACGGCGACGGCTTCGTCGCTGAGATGGATGGCCGCGTCGTTCGCGCCCGCGCCGTTCTGCTGGCGACCGGGGTCGTCGATCACCATCCGGATCTGCCCGGCGTCGAAGCGGCGGTGCAAAAGGCGCTGGTCCGCATCTGTCCCATTTGCGACGCCTACGAGGCGACCGACAAGGCCGTGGCCATCATCGGCCAGAGCGACAAGGGCGCGCGCGAGGCCGCCTTCATGCGCACCTATTCCGACCGTGTGACCCTGATCCATATCGGCGCGCCCGACGCGCTCAGCAGGCGTGACGAACTGGACCGGCTCGGCGTTGAACTGATCCTGGCGCCGCTGGACGCGATCGACATCGAGAACGATCGCGTGACGGCCCTGAGCTACGCCGGCCAGAGCCGCGCATTTGATTTGGTCTATTCAGCGTTGGGCACATCGCCGAACGCCGAACTGGCCCGGGGGCTGGGCGCGCGTCTGGCCGGCGACGGCCGGTTGGAGGTCGATCTGCATCAGGCCACCAGCGTGCCGGGCCTGTATGCCGCCGGCGACGTCGTGCGCGGCCTCAACCAGATCGCCGTCGCGACCGCCGAAGCCGCCGTCGCCGCCACCGACATCCACAATCGCCTGCGCCAGGCCGACGGCCTGACCGTCGCAGATTAAGCCTGGGTCGCGACCCAGCCGTCGACGATCCGTTCCAGCACCGACAGGGGCACGCCGCCGGCGGCGAGCGCCGTGTCGTGGAAGCCCTTGATGTCGAACCTGGACCCCAGTGTCGTCTTGGCCTTTTCACGCAGGCGGACCCATTCGTTGTGGCCGACCTTGTAGGCGCAGGCCTGGCCCGGCCATCCGCAATAGCGTTCGACCTCGGACGTCGCCGCGCCTTCCTGATCGCCATAGGCCTCCATCATGTAGCGGATGCCCTCTTCGCGGCTCCAGCCCTTGGAATGGATGCCGGTGTCGACCACCAGGCGCGCGGCGCGGAACATCAGCGATTGCAGGTAGCCGATCTGACCCACCGGATCGTTCTCATAGGCGCCCAGTTCGTCGGCCAGCTGTTCGGCATATAGCCCCCAGCCTTCGACGTAGGACGAGAAGCCCAGCAGGTTCATCAGCAGCGGCGCGGACTCGCTCTCCTGCTGCAAGCTGATCTGCAGATGGTGGCCCGGCGTCGCCTCGTGATAGGTCAGGGTCGGCAGGGTCCAGGACGGCCATTCCGCCGTGTCCTTCAGATTGATCCAGTATATGCCGGGCCGCGTCCCATCCAGGCTGGGGGAGTTGTAATAGCCCATCGGCGCGCCGGCCTCGATCTCGGGCGGCACCCGCTTGATCTCGACCTTGGCCTTGGGCAGGCGGCCGAAGGCGTTGGGCAGGCGGGCCTGCATGTCGGCCATCTGGGCGTTCAGCTTGGCGATCAACTCGGCCTTGCCCGCATCGGTGTCGGCGTAGACGTATTTGGGATCGTCCCCCAGGGCCTTGATCCGCTCGGCGACCGAGCCTTGCGTCAGGCCTTGCGCCTTCAGCAGAACATCGGCGCGCGCCGTCAGATCCGCCATCTGTTCGACGCCGGTGCGGTGGATCTCGTCCGCCGTCAGCCGGGTCGTGGTGATGTAGCGCAGGCTGTTGGCGTAATACTGCTCGCCCTGCGGCAGGCGGCGCACCGAGGCCTCGTGCACGGCGTTCGGTTGGGCTGCCTTCAGGACGGCGTTCTGGGCGGCCAGGGCCGGATAGACCCGCTCGGTCACAAGCCGTTCGACCTGCGCGCCCCAGTCGCCGGTCAGGCCCTTGGCGCGGGCCCGATCCACGACCGACTGGGTCAGGGGCGAGGTCGCCGCAGGCGTCGCCAGGACGCCGTCCTGCTGGCGGATCGCCTTGGCCAGGATGAAGTCGGGCGGGATGACGCCCAGCGCATAGTCTTCCTTCAGACGATCCGTCTCGGCCAGCAGCACGTCGGCGAAGGCGTTGACGCGGGCGACATAGGCGTCGGCGTCGGCGGCCGTCTCGATGGTGTGCTGGTTGGCCAGGAAGTCGGGCGTGGACTGATAGGCGCCGCCTTGCTGGCTGACGCGGTACGGATTGGGCCAGCCACCCTGGCCGTAAGGGATGTCGTAGGTGGCGATCACCCCGTCCAGATTCTGGGTCAGGCTGTCGTAGTAGTTGGCGTTGCGTGCATCGAGTTTGGAGCGGTCGATGCGGGCCAATTCGGCGCGTTGGCGACGGGTGAAGGCGCGCTGGTCGTCTTCCTCGGCGCGGGTCGGAACGGTCAGCTTGGACTTGGCGGCGGCGCGGTCGCCCTTGTCCAGGCCGAACATGGTGACGACCTCCGGACTCTTGTCCAGCGTCTGCTCGAACGTTGTGTCCATGAAGGTCTTTAGCTGGGCGGCGGCGTCGCCCTGCGATGCACCGGCCTGACGAGCGAAGGCCGGGCCGCCCACGGCGACGAGGCCGGCGCCCAGGGCGGCGGACTGAAGAAGACGACGACGATCGAACATGGAACGGCCCCTCGAAACTGGATGCGGCAATGGAAACCGCATGGGCCGGGGCGGCAAGTGAAATCGCGGACAGCCGGTGCGCCGACCCAAAGAAAAAGGCCCGGCGGATCGCTCCGCCGGGCCTCTTTCAGTCTCGATACCGAAGTCGCTCAGTCGCGACGACGACGTCCGCGATCGCCACCGCGATCACCGCCGTCACGTTTCGGACGACCGCCGGTGTCTTCCGACAGGGGCTCTTCGCCGCGCTCGGCGCGCTCGGCGTTGATCTTGGCCGTCAGGTCTTCACCCGTGGCCTGATCGACGACCTTCATCGACAGCTTGGTCTTGCCGCGATCGTCGAAGCCCAGGAACTTGACCTTGACCTCTTGGCCTTCCGACAGGACGTCGGCCGGATTGGCGACGCGTTCCAGAGCGATCTGCGACACGTGGACCAAGCCGTCCTTGGCGCCGAAGAAGTTCACGAAGGCGCCGAAATCGACGACCTTGACGACCTTGCCGGAGTAGATGGTTCCGACTTCCGGCTCCGAGGCGATGGACTGGATCCAGGCCTTGGCGGCGTCGATCTTCTCCTGGTCGTTGGCGGCGACCTTGATGGTGCCGTCATCGCCGATGTCGATCTTGGCGCCGGTCTTCTCGACGATCTCGCGGATGACCTTGCCGCCCGAACCGATCACTTCACGGATCTTGTCGACCGGGATCTTGACCGTTTCGATCTTGGGCGCGTGCTCGCCCAGTTCGGCGCGCGGCGCATCCATGGCCTTGGACATCTCGTCCAGGATGTGCAGGCGACCGGCCGAAGCCTGGGTCAGGGCCTGTTCCATGATTTCCTTGGTGATGCCGGCGACCTTGATGTCCATCTGAAGGCTGGTGATGCCTTCCGCCGTGCCGGCGACCTTGAAGTCCATGTCGCCCAGGTGGTCTTCGTCACCCAGGATGTCCGACAGGATGGCGAACTCGCCCGACGGCTCCAGGATCAGGCCCATGGCGATGCCCGAGACCGGACGGATCAGCGGCACGCCGGCGTCCATCAGGGCCAGCGACGAACCGCAGACCGTGGCCATCGAGGACGAGCCGTTCGACTCGGTGATCTCGGAGACCAGACGGATGGTGTAGGGGAAGTCTTCCTTGGTCGGCAGCATCGGACGGATCGCGCGCCAGGCCAGCTTGCCGTGACCGATTTCGCGACGGCCGGGCGAACCCATGCGGCCTGCTTCACCCACCGAATAGGGGGGGAAGTTGTAGTGCAGCAGGAAGTTCTCTTTGTAGGTGCCCTGCAGGCTGTCGATGTACTGCTCGTCCTCGCCGGTGCCGAGGGTGGCGACGACCAGGGCCTGGGTTTCCCCACGCGTGAACAGGGCCGAACCGTGGGTGCGCGGCAGGACGCCGACTTCCGACACGATGGCGCGGACCTTATCGAGGGCGCGGCCGTCGACGCGGTGCGCGTTCTCGATGATGTCGCGACGCAGGACTTCGGCTTCGCACTCCTTGAAGGCGGCCGAGAACTTGGAACCGTCGACGCCGTCAGGGTTCTCGTCGGTCTTCACCAGCTTGGCGGCGGCGGCCTTCTTGGCGGCGTCGACGCCCGAACGGCGCTCGTATTTGCCGGCGTGGGTGTAGGCGCTCTTGATGTCTTCGCCGACCAGCGACTTGATCGAGGCGACGACGTCGGAGTGGTCTTCGGCCTGGAAGTCGAAGGGCTCCTTGGCGGCGTGTTCAGCCAGTTCGATGATGGCGTCGATCACCGGCTGCATGCCCGCATGCGCGAACATCAGGGCCTCGAGCATCTTCTCTTCCGACAGCTCCTTGGCTTCGGATTCGACCATCATCAGGGCGTCTTGCGTACCGGCGACCACCAGGTCGAGGTCCGAGGACGGGATCAGGTCGATGGCGGGGTTCAGCACCAGCTCGCCGTCGATCAGGCCGACGCGCGCGGCGCCGATGGGGCCCATGAAGGGCACGCCCGAA from Brevundimonas fontaquae includes these protein-coding regions:
- a CDS encoding NADP-dependent isocitrate dehydrogenase; translated protein: MAKIKVENPIVDIDGDEMTRIIWQMIKDKLVFPFLDLELDYYDLGMEHRDATDDQVTIDAAHAIQKHGVGVKCATITPDEARVQEFGLKKMWKSPNGTIRNILGGVVFREPIICSNVPRLVPGWTQPIVVGRHAFGDQYKATDFLMPGKGTLSIKFVGEDGEVIEHEVYKAPGAGVAMAMYNQDASIREFAHASFAYGLQRNYPVYLSTKNTILKAYDGRFKDLFQEVFDEHYAAEFKARGLTYEHRLIDDMVAAAMKWSGGFVWACKNYDGDVQSDVVAQGFGSLGLMTSVLMTPDGKVLETEAAHGTVTRHYRQHQKGEATSTNSIASIFAWTRGFKHRAKLDGNAALDQFADTLEKVVVDTVEAGFMTKDLALLVGDQQGWLTTEGFLDKVAENLKTALPDVG
- a CDS encoding DUF2945 domain-containing protein; its protein translation is MSEKTFKAGDKVKWDHSQGTTTGKVVKKVTSETKIKGHKVAASKDNPEYIVESAKTGARAAHKPSELKKA
- a CDS encoding DUF1176 domain-containing protein, translating into MTLNGLSRGVALSALVLSALSIAGCGDKDAAKVPAATQVASPSAPAAAAPVLQIRPETKIFRDWSATCGNDGTCWAFGFAPEFAAGWVRISLAPGPNAQPQILFGYWPDGEAKGAGPLSLTIDGRAYPAVLGAASDAETPIGEIREGARAALDAMAQGKVMIIRGASTQEVSLHGAAAALLWIDEKQGRLDTPTALIRRGDRPAALVPIAPSLPTVTPAPAVDQAAFGDQNQRLPAALRARTEVGDCLKESAMPAVSDMVMSARLDARTELWAVPCGSGAYNVTHNWYLTGPGGRDPRPAMLAGSEGPGSDPVMQDNATVNGAYDPKTRTLSAFAKARGIGDCGAAQTWAWTGQGFTLTQESVMGQCAGVPSDLWPVTWRTR
- a CDS encoding NAD(P)/FAD-dependent oxidoreductase, which codes for MTDPEVLIIGAGPAGLTAATYLGRFRRRTLVVDGGAPRACWIPLSHNMPGFPAGITGADILKRMREQAEEYGAVVEPDRVQRLTHDGDGFVAEMDGRVVRARAVLLATGVVDHHPDLPGVEAAVQKALVRICPICDAYEATDKAVAIIGQSDKGAREAAFMRTYSDRVTLIHIGAPDALSRRDELDRLGVELILAPLDAIDIENDRVTALSYAGQSRAFDLVYSALGTSPNAELARGLGARLAGDGRLEVDLHQATSVPGLYAAGDVVRGLNQIAVATAEAAVAATDIHNRLRQADGLTVAD
- a CDS encoding DUF885 domain-containing protein is translated as MFDRRRLLQSAALGAGLVAVGGPAFARQAGASQGDAAAQLKTFMDTTFEQTLDKSPEVVTMFGLDKGDRAAAKSKLTVPTRAEEDDQRAFTRRQRAELARIDRSKLDARNANYYDSLTQNLDGVIATYDIPYGQGGWPNPYRVSQQGGAYQSTPDFLANQHTIETAADADAYVARVNAFADVLLAETDRLKEDYALGVIPPDFILAKAIRQQDGVLATPAATSPLTQSVVDRARAKGLTGDWGAQVERLVTERVYPALAAQNAVLKAAQPNAVHEASVRRLPQGEQYYANSLRYITTTRLTADEIHRTGVEQMADLTARADVLLKAQGLTQGSVAERIKALGDDPKYVYADTDAGKAELIAKLNAQMADMQARLPNAFGRLPKAKVEIKRVPPEIEAGAPMGYYNSPSLDGTRPGIYWINLKDTAEWPSWTLPTLTYHEATPGHHLQISLQQESESAPLLMNLLGFSSYVEGWGLYAEQLADELGAYENDPVGQIGYLQSLMFRAARLVVDTGIHSKGWSREEGIRYMMEAYGDQEGAATSEVERYCGWPGQACAYKVGHNEWVRLREKAKTTLGSRFDIKGFHDTALAAGGVPLSVLERIVDGWVATQA
- the pnp gene encoding polyribonucleotide nucleotidyltransferase; protein product: MFDIKRKTIDWAGRPLTLETGRIARQADGAVLATYGETVVLATVVYGRAPKPGLDFFPLTVNYQEKTFAAGKIPGGYFKREGRPSEKETLVSRLIDRPIRPLFVKGFKNETQVVVTVLQHDMENDPDVLGMVAASAALTISGVPFMGPIGAARVGLIDGELVLNPAIDLIPSSDLDLVVAGTQDALMMVESEAKELSEEKMLEALMFAHAGMQPVIDAIIELAEHAAKEPFDFQAEDHSDVVASIKSLVGEDIKSAYTHAGKYERRSGVDAAKKAAAAKLVKTDENPDGVDGSKFSAAFKECEAEVLRRDIIENAHRVDGRALDKVRAIVSEVGVLPRTHGSALFTRGETQALVVATLGTGEDEQYIDSLQGTYKENFLLHYNFPPYSVGEAGRMGSPGRREIGHGKLAWRAIRPMLPTKEDFPYTIRLVSEITESNGSSSMATVCGSSLALMDAGVPLIRPVSGIAMGLILEPSGEFAILSDILGDEDHLGDMDFKVAGTAEGITSLQMDIKVAGITKEIMEQALTQASAGRLHILDEMSKAMDAPRAELGEHAPKIETVKIPVDKIREVIGSGGKVIREIVEKTGAKIDIGDDGTIKVAANDQEKIDAAKAWIQSIASEPEVGTIYSGKVVKVVDFGAFVNFFGAKDGLVHVSQIALERVANPADVLSEGQEVKVKFLGFDDRGKTKLSMKVVDQATGEDLTAKINAERAERGEEPLSEDTGGRPKRDGGDRGGDRGRRRRD